One window of Novosphingobium sp. P6W genomic DNA carries:
- the metC gene encoding cystathionine beta-lyase, whose product MTLDTSKRLHELSKLPQAPATRIVGAGRRSEWTGPVVNPPVWRASTHLYPDTAALAQGPRTNEDGRFFYGRRGGPTQWALADALTAIEPGAAGTVLYPSGLAAIAGVMLTLLRPGDVVLISDNAYDPTRAMGTGLLTDFGIEPRFFDPLDIAGYESLFCERTRAVLLEAPGSLSMEMCDLPELARISREKGTVSVLDNTWAGPLGFPALERGIDITLMALTKHVGGHSDVMMGSASAGPELYAKLRQRAQQLGTVVSPDDAALTLRGLRTLHLRLRHEADSALAIAEWLKERPEVAQVLCPMLPGAPGHDIWSRDFSGGCGLFSFTFKGGTAAARNRFVDALTLFGIGYSWGGFESLVVPIDPSTCRSHMAWPPQPLDAGDSHGVRLAIGLEDAGDLIADIEQALAAWREG is encoded by the coding sequence ATGACATTGGACACCAGCAAGCGCCTCCACGAGCTTTCCAAACTGCCTCAGGCCCCGGCGACCCGGATCGTCGGCGCCGGACGGCGCAGCGAATGGACCGGGCCGGTGGTCAACCCGCCCGTCTGGCGCGCCAGCACGCATCTTTACCCCGATACCGCCGCGCTTGCTCAAGGCCCCCGCACGAACGAGGACGGCCGCTTCTTCTACGGCCGGCGCGGCGGTCCCACGCAGTGGGCACTGGCAGATGCGCTGACCGCGATCGAGCCCGGAGCGGCGGGCACCGTCCTCTACCCTTCGGGCCTCGCGGCAATCGCCGGGGTCATGCTGACCCTGCTGCGGCCGGGCGACGTCGTGCTCATCAGCGACAATGCCTACGACCCCACCCGCGCCATGGGCACCGGACTGCTGACAGATTTCGGCATCGAGCCGCGCTTCTTCGACCCGCTGGACATCGCCGGCTACGAAAGCCTGTTTTGCGAACGGACCCGCGCCGTGTTGCTGGAAGCGCCGGGCAGCCTCTCCATGGAAATGTGCGACCTGCCCGAACTCGCCCGGATCTCTCGCGAAAAAGGGACGGTCTCGGTGCTCGACAATACCTGGGCCGGACCGCTGGGCTTTCCGGCGCTGGAACGCGGCATCGATATTACGCTGATGGCGCTCACCAAGCATGTTGGCGGCCATTCCGACGTGATGATGGGCAGCGCGAGCGCCGGGCCGGAACTCTACGCCAAGCTGCGCCAGCGTGCGCAGCAGCTGGGTACCGTGGTTTCACCCGACGACGCTGCGCTGACCCTGCGCGGCCTGCGCACCCTGCACCTCCGCCTGCGCCACGAAGCCGATAGTGCGCTGGCCATTGCCGAGTGGCTGAAAGAAAGGCCGGAAGTAGCGCAAGTGCTGTGCCCGATGCTGCCCGGCGCGCCGGGGCATGACATCTGGAGCCGCGATTTCTCCGGCGGCTGCGGCCTTTTCAGCTTCACGTTCAAGGGCGGCACCGCAGCCGCGCGCAACCGCTTCGTCGATGCCCTCACCCTGTTCGGCATCGGCTATTCCTGGGGCGGGTTCGAGAGCCTTGTGGTGCCGATCGATCCGTCCACCTGCCGCAGCCACATGGCCTGGCCGCCCCAGCCGCTCGACGCCGGCGACAGCCACGGCGTACGACTTGCCATCGGGCTGGAAGATGCAGGCGACCTTATCGCCGACATCGAACAGGCGCTCGCCGCCTGGCGGGAGGGATGA
- the queF gene encoding preQ(1) synthase: MSDTLPPSTPPASMPMHLGQQSALPASPEQAVLDYVPNPRVGSLYLVRFAAPEFTSLCPVTGQPDFAHLVLDYAPDETIVESKSLKLFLGSFRNHCGFHEDVTVGIGQRLFDEMKPRWLRIGGYWYPRGGIPIDVFWQSSAAPEGLWVPDQGVQSYRGRG; the protein is encoded by the coding sequence ATGAGCGATACACTTCCCCCCTCGACGCCGCCCGCTTCCATGCCGATGCATCTTGGCCAGCAGAGCGCCCTGCCTGCATCGCCGGAACAGGCAGTGCTGGATTACGTGCCGAACCCGCGCGTCGGCAGTCTTTATCTTGTGCGATTTGCCGCGCCTGAGTTCACATCGCTGTGCCCGGTCACCGGCCAGCCCGATTTCGCCCACCTGGTGCTGGACTATGCACCGGACGAGACGATCGTGGAATCCAAAAGCCTCAAGCTGTTTCTCGGCTCGTTCCGCAATCATTGCGGCTTCCACGAAGATGTCACGGTCGGCATCGGCCAGCGCCTGTTCGACGAAATGAAGCCCAGGTGGCTACGTATCGGCGGCTACTGGTATCCGCGCGGCGGCATCCCGATCGACGTGTTCTGGCAGTCTAGCGCCGCGCCTGAAGGCCTTTGGGTGCCGGATCAGGGTGTGCAGAGCTATCGCGGCAGGGGCTGA
- the glgC gene encoding glucose-1-phosphate adenylyltransferase yields MRTPSGPLARDAMAYVLAGGRGSRLKELTDNRAKPAVYFGGKARIIDFALSNAINSGIRRIGVATQYKAHSLIRHMQRAWNFMRPERNESFDILPASQRISELLWYEGTADAVYQNIDIIAVHDPKYMVILAGDHVYKMDYELMLQQHVNSGADVTVGCLVVPRMEATEFGVMHVDNADRITAFVEKPANPPGIPGQEDMALASMGIYVFNTDFLFDQLRRDAADPDSKRDFGSDLIPYIVKHGKAQAHRFTDSCIRAAEEIGEYWRDAGTLDAYFDSNLDLTDTVPQLDMYDREWPIWSDAVVAAPAKFVHDEEGRRGHAISSLISNDCIVSGALARRSLLMTGVKMGSFSCVDEAVILPYSNIGRSARLSRVIIDSGVRIPEGLVVGEDPELDARRFRRTDNGVCLITKPMIERLGL; encoded by the coding sequence ATGAGAACACCGTCTGGGCCGCTGGCGCGCGATGCCATGGCCTACGTCCTCGCCGGCGGGCGCGGTAGCCGCCTCAAGGAACTGACCGACAACCGCGCGAAGCCTGCGGTCTATTTCGGCGGCAAGGCGCGCATCATCGACTTCGCGCTGTCGAACGCCATCAACTCGGGTATTCGCCGCATCGGCGTCGCCACGCAGTACAAGGCGCATAGCCTGATCCGGCACATGCAGCGTGCGTGGAATTTCATGCGCCCCGAGCGTAACGAGAGCTTCGATATCCTGCCGGCCAGCCAGCGCATTTCCGAACTGCTATGGTACGAAGGCACGGCGGATGCGGTCTACCAGAACATCGATATCATCGCGGTCCACGATCCCAAGTACATGGTGATCCTGGCGGGCGACCACGTCTACAAGATGGACTACGAGCTGATGCTGCAGCAGCACGTCAACTCGGGTGCGGACGTGACGGTGGGCTGTCTGGTGGTGCCGCGCATGGAGGCGACGGAGTTCGGCGTCATGCACGTCGACAACGCCGACCGGATCACCGCATTCGTTGAAAAGCCCGCCAACCCGCCCGGCATTCCGGGGCAGGAGGACATGGCGCTCGCGTCGATGGGCATCTACGTCTTCAACACGGATTTCCTGTTCGACCAGCTCCGCCGCGACGCCGCCGACCCCGACAGCAAGCGCGACTTCGGCAGCGATCTCATCCCCTACATCGTCAAGCACGGCAAGGCGCAGGCCCACCGCTTCACCGACAGCTGCATCCGCGCGGCCGAGGAGATCGGCGAATACTGGCGCGATGCGGGCACGCTGGATGCCTATTTCGATTCCAACCTTGACCTGACCGACACCGTGCCGCAGCTCGACATGTACGACCGCGAATGGCCGATCTGGTCAGACGCGGTGGTCGCCGCACCCGCCAAGTTCGTCCATGACGAGGAAGGCCGGCGCGGCCATGCGATCTCCTCGCTGATCTCCAACGACTGCATCGTGTCCGGCGCGCTCGCCCGGCGTTCGCTGCTGATGACGGGGGTGAAGATGGGCAGCTTCTCCTGCGTGGATGAGGCCGTGATCCTGCCTTACAGCAACATCGGTCGCAGCGCGCGTCTGAGCCGTGTCATCATCGATTCCGGCGTGCGCATCCCTGAAGGCCTGGTGGTGGGCGAAGACCCCGAGCTTGACGCCCGCCGCTTTCGCCGCACGGACAACGGCGTGTGCCTCA
- a CDS encoding glycogen/starch/alpha-glucan phosphorylase: MASEPVSDTKPAAPSDFDKHIMRVLRNRVGKDERAAKQHDWYRAAIYALRDEIIDPWFESTRRTYDAGDKRVYYLSMEFLIGRLLRDALSNMGMTREMEKALAAHGLDLAELEEMEPDAALGNGGLGRLAACFMESLATLDIPAYGYGIRYVNGMFRQRIEDGWQVELPETWLAHGNPWEFERVESTYLVGFGGEVAAQGDGVIWNPSEKVEATAVDTPVVGWKGKRVNTLRLWTANPIDPLKLDAFNAGDHLGALAEQMRAESLVRVLYPADSSPSGQELRLRQEYFFTAASIQDIVRRHVQYAGDIRTLPDKAAIQLNDTHPSVAVAELMRLMVDVHGLEFGEAWEVCKKTISYTNHTLLPEALETWPLPLFERLLPRHMQIIYAINSRVLREARKAGLTDAQIAAISLIDESGERRVRMANLAFVGAHSINGVAALHTDLMKETVFADLHALYPTRINNKTNGVTPRRWLQQCNPGLTNVIKDAIGPEFLDDAARLTDLNALAEDAALGERIGEVKRANKVALAEHIRKTMGIRLDPDAMFDVQIKRIHEYKRQLLNLIETVALYDQIRSHPEQDWVPRVKIFGGKAAPSYHNAKLIIKLANDIARRVNSDPSVGGLLKVVYVPNYNVSLAERIIPAADLSEQISTAGMEASGTGNMKFAMNGALTIGTLDGANVEIKDHVGDDNIVIFGLTAEQVAAKRAEGYNPREVIEGSHELAQALSAISSGVFSPDDPSRYEGLVNGLYDHDWFMCAADFDAYAAAQRQVDARWVDTAGWRTSAIRNIANVGWFSSDRTIGEYAKDIWKVL; this comes from the coding sequence GTGGCCAGCGAACCCGTGTCCGACACCAAGCCAGCAGCGCCGTCCGATTTCGACAAGCACATCATGCGCGTGCTGCGCAACCGTGTCGGCAAGGACGAACGTGCGGCAAAGCAGCATGACTGGTACAGGGCCGCGATCTACGCCCTCCGCGACGAGATCATCGACCCCTGGTTCGAATCCACGCGCCGTACTTACGATGCCGGTGACAAGCGGGTCTACTATCTTTCGATGGAGTTCCTGATCGGCCGCCTGCTGCGCGATGCCTTGTCCAACATGGGCATGACGCGCGAGATGGAAAAGGCGCTTGCCGCACATGGTCTCGACCTTGCCGAACTGGAAGAGATGGAGCCGGATGCGGCGCTGGGCAACGGCGGCCTCGGGCGGCTGGCGGCCTGCTTCATGGAGAGCCTCGCCACCCTCGACATCCCGGCTTACGGCTACGGCATCCGTTATGTGAACGGCATGTTCCGCCAGCGTATCGAGGATGGCTGGCAGGTCGAACTGCCCGAAACCTGGCTGGCTCACGGCAATCCCTGGGAGTTCGAGCGGGTGGAAAGCACCTATCTCGTCGGCTTCGGCGGCGAAGTGGCCGCGCAGGGCGACGGCGTGATCTGGAACCCGTCCGAGAAGGTGGAAGCCACTGCCGTCGACACCCCTGTCGTCGGCTGGAAGGGCAAGCGCGTGAACACGCTGCGCCTGTGGACCGCGAACCCGATCGACCCGCTCAAGCTGGATGCTTTCAACGCCGGCGACCACCTCGGCGCGCTGGCCGAGCAGATGCGCGCCGAAAGCCTCGTGCGCGTGCTTTATCCCGCCGACTCCAGCCCGTCCGGCCAGGAACTGCGCCTGCGGCAGGAGTATTTCTTCACCGCCGCATCGATCCAGGACATCGTGCGCCGCCATGTCCAGTACGCCGGCGATATCCGCACCTTGCCGGACAAGGCCGCGATCCAGCTCAACGATACGCACCCCTCGGTAGCGGTGGCGGAACTGATGCGCCTGATGGTCGACGTCCACGGGCTTGAGTTCGGCGAGGCCTGGGAGGTGTGCAAGAAGACCATCTCCTACACCAACCACACCCTGCTTCCCGAGGCGCTGGAAACCTGGCCGCTGCCGCTGTTCGAACGGCTGCTGCCGCGCCACATGCAGATCATCTACGCGATCAACAGCCGCGTCCTGCGCGAGGCCCGCAAGGCCGGCCTGACGGACGCACAGATCGCCGCGATCTCGCTCATCGACGAGAGCGGGGAGCGCCGTGTACGCATGGCGAACCTTGCCTTCGTCGGCGCGCACTCGATCAACGGCGTGGCCGCGCTGCACACCGACCTGATGAAGGAGACGGTGTTCGCCGATCTCCACGCGCTGTATCCCACCCGTATCAACAACAAGACCAACGGCGTCACCCCGCGCCGCTGGCTGCAGCAGTGCAATCCGGGCCTTACCAACGTCATCAAGGACGCCATCGGCCCGGAATTTCTCGATGACGCGGCCAGGCTGACAGACCTCAACGCGCTGGCGGAAGACGCCGCGCTGGGCGAGCGTATCGGCGAAGTGAAGCGCGCCAACAAAGTCGCGCTGGCGGAGCATATCCGCAAGACCATGGGCATCCGCCTCGATCCCGATGCGATGTTCGACGTGCAGATCAAGCGCATCCACGAATACAAGCGCCAGCTGCTCAACCTCATCGAGACGGTCGCCCTCTACGACCAGATCCGCAGTCACCCCGAACAGGACTGGGTGCCGCGCGTGAAGATCTTCGGCGGCAAGGCGGCGCCCAGCTATCACAATGCCAAGCTCATCATCAAACTGGCGAACGACATCGCCCGGCGCGTGAATTCCGATCCTTCGGTCGGCGGGCTGCTCAAAGTCGTCTACGTGCCCAACTACAATGTCAGCCTGGCCGAGCGGATCATCCCCGCGGCCGACCTGTCGGAGCAGATTTCCACGGCAGGCATGGAAGCCTCGGGCACGGGCAACATGAAGTTCGCCATGAACGGCGCGCTTACCATCGGCACGCTCGACGGTGCCAACGTCGAGATCAAGGATCACGTCGGCGACGACAACATCGTGATCTTCGGCCTTACTGCCGAGCAAGTCGCCGCCAAGCGCGCCGAAGGCTACAACCCGCGCGAAGTCATCGAAGGGTCGCACGAACTGGCGCAGGCGCTTTCCGCCATCTCGTCCGGGGTGTTCTCGCCCGACGATCCGAGCCGTTACGAAGGGCTGGTGAACGGTCTCTACGACCATGACTGGTTCATGTGCGCGGCCGATTTCGACGCCTACGCCGCCGCGCAGCGCCAGGTCGACGCGCGATGGGTGGACACCGCGGGCTGGCGCACCTCGGCGATCAGGAACATTGCCAACGTCGGGTGGTTCTCATCAGACCGGACTATCGGTGAATATGCCAAGGACATCTGGAAAGTTCTGTGA
- a CDS encoding mechanosensitive ion channel family protein — protein sequence MTTPAALAATTRAATAAPAPAAAAGVIPAQPMSGADGIKDAVTSRSDAIGDVVNTLDKLAVQVGATRFSVWDLFVVLAVLALLISAAWAASRLSSRILARASSLDLTQRLLTEKMVSLFIWGLAILVGIDVLGIDLTALTVFSGAFGLAIGFGLQKTFGNLIAGIILLMDKSIKPGDVIAITDQGGQYTFGQIRRIGIRAVSLTTRDQKEYLIPNENLMINQVENWSYSSRNVRIQVPVVIPYATDIERAEELMLAAARSVKRVLVAPPPTVWLDSFGENGVAFVIHVWITDPEEGVGNVRSDVLKTLWRLMRENGIRVPYPQRDLNLRDTEAMRDLIEALRGKVDRNDQA from the coding sequence ATGACAACTCCGGCCGCCCTCGCCGCGACTACCCGCGCCGCGACTGCGGCCCCAGCGCCCGCCGCCGCGGCGGGAGTGATCCCGGCGCAACCGATGTCCGGCGCCGATGGTATCAAGGACGCGGTCACCTCGCGCAGCGATGCCATTGGCGATGTGGTCAATACGCTCGACAAGCTGGCTGTGCAGGTGGGCGCGACGCGCTTCTCGGTATGGGACCTGTTCGTCGTACTCGCCGTGCTGGCACTGCTGATTTCGGCTGCCTGGGCCGCCAGCCGCTTGTCGAGCCGTATCCTTGCGCGCGCCAGCAGCCTTGATCTTACGCAGCGGCTGCTGACCGAAAAAATGGTCAGCCTGTTCATCTGGGGCTTGGCGATTCTCGTCGGTATCGACGTACTGGGCATAGACCTGACCGCGCTAACGGTGTTTTCCGGCGCCTTCGGCCTCGCCATCGGCTTCGGCCTGCAAAAGACCTTCGGCAACCTGATCGCGGGCATCATCCTGCTGATGGACAAGTCGATCAAGCCGGGTGATGTGATCGCCATCACCGACCAGGGCGGGCAGTACACCTTCGGCCAGATCCGCCGCATCGGCATCCGCGCCGTATCGCTCACCACTCGGGATCAGAAGGAATACCTGATTCCGAATGAGAACCTGATGATCAATCAGGTCGAGAACTGGTCATACTCCAGCCGTAACGTGCGTATTCAGGTGCCGGTGGTGATCCCTTACGCCACCGATATCGAGCGTGCCGAGGAACTCATGCTGGCTGCCGCGCGCTCTGTAAAACGCGTGCTTGTGGCGCCCCCGCCGACGGTATGGCTGGACAGTTTCGGCGAAAACGGCGTGGCCTTCGTGATCCATGTCTGGATCACCGATCCGGAAGAAGGCGTAGGCAATGTACGGTCTGACGTTCTGAAGACCCTGTGGCGGCTGATGCGGGAAAACGGCATTCGCGTGCCCTATCCCCAGCGCGATCTGAATCTGCGCGACACCGAGGCCATGCGCGATTTGATAGAAGCGCTGCGTGGAAAAGTGGACCGAAACGATCAGGCGTGA
- a CDS encoding carbon-nitrogen hydrolase family protein has protein sequence MDQTKAKLIIRQATVADAPAIARLSVKVYGKADAFTRAEIRGQLINFPEGQFVAEYEGKVAGHCATMIVTADLAFKPHTWEEISNGGYGRPPAPEGDVLYGFEVCVDPDYRRLRIGQRLYRKRKEVCQYFELKGIAFAGRMPGYSRRKRQYPDPADYVQAVRDKKIRDQVINFQINEGYEPRGILPDYIPTDRESGGNAVMMYWVNPLAPRDTGKAVPGLKERVPSSVRVATVQFQMRKIDTIDQFEEQVEYWIDVAADYESDFVVFPELFTLELLSIEDTKLEPVEAIEKVATYTDRFVEFMQRMAVSYNINIIGGSHPTRVKLGGGKSEIRNIAYTFLRDGAVHETQKLHPTPSERRWWNVRGGYGANVIPTDCGPIGVMICYDSEFPELARHLVNQGALMLFVPFCTDERRGYLRVRYCAQARAVENQCYVVTSGVVGNLPNVENMDVHYAESAILTPSDFPFARDGVAADTAPNTETIAIADLSLDALLTARQSGAVQNLKDRRFDLYRVEWTQTPGD, from the coding sequence ATGGATCAGACCAAAGCCAAGCTCATCATCCGCCAGGCCACCGTCGCGGATGCCCCGGCCATCGCCCGCCTTTCAGTCAAAGTATACGGCAAGGCCGATGCCTTCACCCGTGCCGAGATTCGCGGCCAGCTCATCAATTTCCCCGAAGGCCAGTTCGTCGCCGAATATGAAGGCAAGGTGGCGGGCCACTGTGCGACGATGATCGTCACCGCCGACCTCGCCTTCAAGCCGCACACCTGGGAAGAGATCAGCAATGGCGGCTATGGCCGTCCGCCCGCACCCGAAGGCGACGTGCTTTATGGTTTCGAGGTTTGCGTCGATCCCGATTACCGCCGTCTGCGGATCGGCCAGCGCCTGTACCGCAAGCGTAAGGAAGTCTGCCAGTATTTCGAGTTGAAGGGCATCGCCTTCGCGGGCCGCATGCCCGGCTACTCGCGCCGCAAGCGCCAGTACCCCGATCCGGCCGATTACGTGCAGGCCGTGCGCGACAAGAAGATCCGCGATCAGGTCATCAACTTCCAGATCAACGAGGGCTACGAGCCGCGCGGGATTCTACCCGATTATATCCCCACCGACCGCGAGAGCGGCGGGAACGCGGTCATGATGTACTGGGTCAATCCGCTTGCCCCGCGCGATACGGGCAAGGCAGTCCCGGGCCTGAAGGAACGCGTGCCTTCGAGCGTGCGCGTGGCCACCGTCCAGTTCCAGATGCGCAAGATCGACACCATCGACCAGTTCGAGGAACAGGTAGAATACTGGATCGACGTCGCGGCCGACTACGAGAGCGATTTCGTTGTTTTCCCGGAACTGTTCACCCTCGAACTGCTCTCGATCGAAGATACGAAGCTGGAGCCGGTGGAAGCGATCGAGAAGGTCGCGACTTATACCGACCGCTTCGTCGAATTCATGCAGCGCATGGCGGTCAGCTACAATATTAACATCATCGGCGGCTCGCACCCCACCCGCGTCAAGCTGGGCGGCGGCAAGAGCGAGATTCGCAACATTGCCTACACCTTCCTGCGCGACGGCGCGGTGCACGAGACGCAGAAGCTGCACCCCACTCCATCCGAACGGCGCTGGTGGAACGTGCGCGGCGGCTACGGCGCCAACGTCATCCCGACCGACTGCGGACCGATCGGCGTCATGATCTGCTACGACAGCGAGTTCCCCGAACTGGCTCGCCATCTCGTCAACCAGGGCGCGCTGATGCTGTTCGTACCGTTCTGCACCGACGAACGGCGCGGTTACCTGCGGGTGCGCTACTGCGCGCAGGCCCGCGCGGTGGAGAACCAGTGCTACGTCGTGACCTCGGGCGTGGTGGGCAACCTGCCCAACGTCGAGAACATGGACGTTCACTATGCGGAAAGCGCCATCCTCACCCCGTCCGACTTCCCCTTCGCCCGCGACGGGGTGGCGGCGGACACCGCGCCCAATACCGAGACGATCGCCATCGCCGACCTCAGCCTCGATGCGCTGCTGACGGCGCGGCAATCGGGCGCCGTGCAGAACCTCAAGGACCGCCGTTTCGACCTGTACCGCGTGGAGTGGACCCAAACCCCGGGCGATTGA
- the glgB gene encoding 1,4-alpha-glucan branching protein GlgB, with protein sequence MKPSENAIESLLQGTNADPFSLLGTHPGPSGTTLRAILPGAETVEAFSLDGHRLGTLDKVDDRFLFEARLPVKPQPIRYRCAARGSDWLVTDPYTFGPVLGPVDDLLIAQGMHFRLFDKLGAHLIDHEGASGVHFAVWAPNAVLVSVVGDFNDWDAGRHVMRSRTDIGVWEIFIPDIADYRAYKYHVVGADGSVQPLKADPFAFMAEIRPNNASMTAVPAKLDWGDEGHRAHWASVDARKVPISIYEVHAGSWRRDRWNWFLDWDAMADQLIPYVVEMGFTHIEFMPISEHPYDPSWGYQATGLFAPSSRFGEPAGFARFVDGAHRAGIGVLLDWVPAHFPKDDHGLVRFDGTALYEHEDPRLGFQPDWNTLIYNFGRREVQSFLLNNALFWAERYHVDGLRVDAVASMLYRDYSRKAGEWIPNQEGGRENWEAVEFLRATNRALYGQHPGFMTMAEESTSWPGVTQPAYEGDGKGKETALGFGFKWNMGFMHDTLRYMSRDAVHRRYHHDDLTFGLVYAFSENYVLPLSHDEVVHGKGSLLGKMSGDDWQKFANLRAYYAFMWGYPGKKLLFMGQEFAQRREWSEERALDWDLLGAPAHEGVRNLVKDLNRLYRTKPALHAGDCEGDGFEWLVVDDSENSVFAWLRKAPGVKPVAVIANMTPTMRTDYSVPLPLAGKWNEILNSDSVHYGGTGKGNLGQVKSVDGRAAVTLPPLATIMLEFAD encoded by the coding sequence GTGAAGCCATCTGAAAACGCCATCGAATCCCTGCTTCAAGGAACCAACGCAGACCCGTTCTCGCTTCTCGGCACCCATCCCGGACCAAGTGGCACCACCTTGCGCGCGATCCTGCCGGGCGCGGAGACGGTCGAGGCGTTCAGCCTCGACGGTCACCGCCTCGGCACTCTCGACAAGGTGGACGATCGCTTCCTGTTCGAGGCACGCCTGCCTGTAAAACCGCAGCCGATCCGCTACCGCTGCGCCGCGCGCGGCAGCGACTGGCTGGTTACCGATCCGTACACCTTTGGTCCGGTCCTCGGCCCCGTAGACGACCTGCTGATCGCGCAAGGCATGCATTTCCGCCTGTTCGACAAGCTGGGTGCGCACTTGATCGATCATGAGGGCGCATCGGGCGTCCACTTCGCCGTCTGGGCGCCCAACGCCGTGCTGGTCAGCGTGGTGGGCGATTTCAACGACTGGGACGCGGGGCGCCATGTCATGCGCAGCCGCACGGACATCGGCGTCTGGGAAATCTTCATTCCCGATATCGCCGATTACCGCGCTTACAAGTATCATGTGGTCGGCGCCGATGGCTCGGTGCAGCCGCTGAAGGCCGATCCGTTCGCTTTCATGGCGGAGATCCGGCCGAACAACGCCTCGATGACCGCCGTGCCCGCAAAGCTCGATTGGGGCGACGAAGGCCACCGCGCGCACTGGGCCTCGGTCGATGCGCGCAAGGTGCCGATCTCGATCTACGAGGTCCACGCCGGATCGTGGCGCCGCGATCGCTGGAACTGGTTTCTCGACTGGGACGCGATGGCCGATCAGCTCATCCCCTATGTCGTCGAGATGGGTTTCACCCATATCGAGTTCATGCCGATCAGCGAGCATCCCTACGACCCGTCGTGGGGTTATCAGGCGACGGGCCTGTTCGCTCCGTCCTCGCGGTTTGGCGAACCCGCCGGATTCGCCCGCTTCGTGGACGGCGCTCACCGTGCCGGCATCGGCGTGCTGCTCGACTGGGTGCCCGCGCACTTCCCGAAAGACGATCACGGGCTTGTCCGTTTCGATGGCACCGCGCTGTACGAACACGAAGACCCGCGCCTTGGCTTCCAGCCCGACTGGAATACGCTGATCTACAACTTCGGACGCCGCGAAGTGCAGAGTTTCCTGCTCAACAACGCGCTGTTCTGGGCAGAACGCTACCATGTCGACGGCCTGCGCGTGGATGCGGTCGCCTCGATGCTCTACCGCGATTATTCGCGTAAGGCGGGTGAGTGGATCCCCAACCAGGAAGGCGGGCGCGAAAACTGGGAGGCGGTGGAGTTCCTGCGCGCCACCAACCGCGCGCTTTACGGCCAGCACCCCGGCTTCATGACCATGGCAGAGGAATCCACCTCGTGGCCGGGTGTCACCCAGCCCGCCTATGAAGGCGACGGCAAGGGCAAGGAGACCGCGCTGGGCTTTGGCTTCAAGTGGAACATGGGCTTCATGCACGACACGCTGCGCTACATGTCGCGCGATGCAGTGCACCGGCGCTATCACCATGACGACCTGACGTTCGGGCTGGTCTACGCTTTTTCGGAAAATTACGTCCTGCCGCTCAGTCATGACGAAGTGGTGCACGGCAAGGGCTCCCTGCTCGGCAAGATGAGCGGCGATGATTGGCAAAAGTTTGCGAACCTTCGCGCCTATTACGCATTCATGTGGGGCTATCCCGGCAAGAAGCTGCTGTTCATGGGCCAGGAATTCGCACAGCGCCGCGAATGGAGCGAGGAGCGCGCGCTGGACTGGGACTTGCTTGGCGCTCCGGCCCACGAAGGTGTCCGTAACCTGGTAAAGGATTTGAACCGTCTTTACCGGACAAAGCCGGCACTTCACGCAGGAGACTGCGAAGGCGATGGCTTCGAATGGCTTGTGGTCGACGATTCCGAGAATTCGGTTTTCGCCTGGCTGCGCAAGGCCCCGGGCGTGAAGCCGGTCGCGGTGATCGCCAACATGACGCCGACGATGCGCACGGACTACAGTGTGCCGTTGCCGCTGGCGGGGAAGTGGAACGAGATCCTGAACAGCGATTCCGTGCATTACGGGGGCACTGGCAAAGGCAATCTCGGACAAGTGAAATCGGTGGATGGGCGCGCGGCGGTCACGCTGCCGCCACTTGCGACGATAATGCTCGAATTCGCCGATTGA
- a CDS encoding GntR family transcriptional regulator produces MTKDPSSSALHGVASQRVADILAERILSGELVPGARIKQDELAEELATSRIPVRDALRILEARGLVIIRANAGARVTTLTRRDLEVSYEIRERIEPLLLADSMPHLTGEDLADLRKVMERNQSAADVDEAIALERAFHWITYRRHSTPLLAQIVERVWDTTQSYRRAYMKLAMENTTAGAGRTHDIEQQLLYDAVANKEVETAQAVLVMHIRRTRAGLGRHGG; encoded by the coding sequence ATGACAAAAGATCCGTCCTCCAGCGCATTGCACGGCGTTGCCAGCCAGCGCGTCGCCGACATTCTCGCCGAGCGCATCCTGTCGGGCGAACTCGTTCCGGGCGCGCGGATCAAGCAGGACGAACTGGCGGAGGAACTGGCCACCAGTCGCATTCCGGTGCGCGACGCCTTGCGCATCTTGGAGGCAAGGGGCCTGGTCATCATCCGGGCCAATGCCGGTGCGCGTGTCACGACCCTGACACGCCGCGATCTGGAGGTCTCCTACGAGATCCGTGAGCGCATCGAACCGCTGCTGCTGGCTGACAGCATGCCGCATCTGACCGGCGAAGATCTCGCCGATTTGCGCAAGGTGATGGAGCGTAACCAGAGCGCTGCCGACGTTGACGAGGCGATTGCACTGGAGCGCGCGTTTCACTGGATCACCTATCGCCGGCATTCCACGCCGCTGCTTGCGCAGATCGTGGAACGGGTCTGGGATACCACGCAGAGCTACCGGCGCGCTTACATGAAGCTGGCGATGGAAAATACCACAGCGGGCGCAGGCCGCACGCATGATATCGAGCAGCAACTGCTCTACGATGCCGTGGCCAACAAGGAGGTCGAGACCGCGCAGGCGGTGCTCGTCATGCACATACGCCGCACCCGTGCCGGGCTCGGGCGGCATGGCGGCTAA